Proteins co-encoded in one Halorussus lipolyticus genomic window:
- a CDS encoding histidine kinase, producing the protein MASETTTTAVETSSEPVAWRGGALAGLVAGIVMGAMLTMQMGPVIEVAIPSMYGLSGLTAGWAVHLFHSVVLGIVFAGIASIASGVDSVGRSALLGLVYGVGLWVLLAAFVMPVWLGAVGSLADPPLPNFNPLSLVGHVVYGLVLGLAFPSLLRL; encoded by the coding sequence ATGGCGTCGGAAACCACCACCACCGCAGTCGAAACGTCTTCAGAACCAGTCGCGTGGCGCGGCGGCGCGCTCGCCGGTCTCGTCGCCGGTATCGTGATGGGCGCGATGCTCACGATGCAAATGGGTCCCGTGATAGAAGTCGCCATCCCTTCGATGTACGGTCTCTCGGGTCTCACAGCCGGGTGGGCAGTCCACCTTTTCCACTCAGTCGTCTTGGGTATCGTCTTCGCCGGGATTGCGAGTATCGCGTCCGGCGTCGATTCGGTCGGCCGGAGCGCCCTCCTCGGTCTGGTCTACGGGGTCGGCCTCTGGGTCCTGCTGGCCGCCTTCGTCATGCCCGTCTGGCTCGGTGCTGTCGGCTCTCTGGCCGACCCGCCGCTCCCGAACTTCAACCCCCTGAGCCTCGTCGGACACGTCGTCTACGGACTCGTCCTCGGACTCGCGTTCCCATCTCTCCTGCGTCTGTAG
- a CDS encoding alpha/beta hydrolase has translation MSEPHADIQAVVSEVPPLNQLSIEQARRGYADYLSVERDIGSLADVRDSVVPGPDGNTIPIRVYTPEGDGPFPVLVWMHGGGFMLGDVESYDPVCRVLADELGCVVVSPDYRLAPEHEFPAGLRDCYEVVDWASSRMEILNGDPDQLLVGGDSAGGNLAAAVTLMARDKGGPDIDYQILVYPTTTFSYEFADEPSGDGNYFITEPDLQWSWDNYLENEIDGMSPYASPLQANDLSDLPPATLITAEFDPLKDEGVEYGERLESAGVEVEHSHYDEMVHSFFTNVAEPRVEQAWDAIAEIDANLEEAFEDEREEKELLVA, from the coding sequence ATGTCAGAACCACACGCCGACATCCAAGCGGTCGTCTCCGAAGTGCCCCCGCTCAACCAACTCTCTATCGAGCAGGCCCGGCGAGGCTACGCCGACTACCTCTCGGTTGAGCGAGACATCGGTTCGCTCGCCGACGTACGCGACAGCGTGGTCCCCGGTCCCGACGGGAACACCATCCCGATTCGGGTCTACACCCCGGAAGGAGACGGACCTTTCCCGGTTCTGGTCTGGATGCACGGCGGCGGCTTCATGCTCGGCGACGTGGAGTCCTACGACCCGGTTTGTCGGGTCCTCGCCGACGAACTCGGCTGTGTGGTCGTCTCGCCCGATTACCGGCTCGCCCCCGAACACGAGTTCCCGGCGGGCCTGCGCGACTGCTACGAAGTCGTCGATTGGGCGTCCTCGCGGATGGAGATTCTAAACGGCGACCCCGACCAACTGCTGGTTGGCGGCGACAGCGCGGGCGGCAACCTCGCGGCGGCGGTCACCCTCATGGCCCGCGACAAGGGCGGCCCCGACATCGACTACCAGATTCTGGTCTACCCGACGACGACCTTCTCCTACGAGTTCGCCGACGAACCGAGCGGCGACGGCAACTACTTCATCACCGAACCCGACCTGCAGTGGTCGTGGGACAACTATCTGGAGAACGAAATCGACGGTATGAGTCCCTACGCCTCGCCCCTGCAGGCCAACGACCTGAGCGACCTCCCGCCCGCGACGCTCATCACGGCCGAGTTCGACCCCCTCAAAGACGAGGGCGTCGAGTACGGCGAGCGACTGGAATCGGCGGGCGTCGAGGTCGAACACTCTCACTACGACGAGATGGTACACTCCTTCTTCACCAACGTCGCCGAACCCCGCGTCGAGCAGGCGTGGGACGCCATCGCGGAAATCGACGCGAATCTCGAAGAGGCCTTCGAGGACGAGCGCGAAGAAAAGGAACTCCTCGTTGCGTGA
- a CDS encoding manganese catalase family protein, with amino-acid sequence MFYHDNELQYEVEVEDPDPYFAKMLQQAIGGVEGEMRVALQYMFQAFGVPKQKQEYRNLLMETAAEELGHIEMLATAVSKNLQGAPEEMREDARENDAVIDAMLKGGQPRQALSAGLHAMPVDANGNPFSGDCIVATGNLAANMYANVMAESTGRLLASRLYEMTDDEGMKDMLAYLIARDTMHQNQWHAALEELGETVPVPASFPQEKENQDFDYEFMSTFREERENPGERWTEGESFDGKGEFSFGNQPGGGNPQLEKTIEEMYNEATSESDD; translated from the coding sequence GTGTTTTACCACGACAACGAACTCCAGTACGAAGTCGAGGTCGAGGACCCGGACCCGTACTTCGCCAAGATGCTCCAGCAGGCCATCGGTGGCGTCGAGGGCGAGATGCGTGTCGCGCTTCAGTACATGTTTCAGGCCTTCGGCGTCCCGAAGCAGAAACAGGAGTACCGCAACCTTCTGATGGAAACCGCGGCCGAGGAGTTAGGCCACATCGAGATGCTCGCCACCGCAGTCTCGAAGAACTTGCAGGGAGCGCCCGAGGAGATGCGCGAGGACGCCCGCGAGAACGACGCCGTTATCGACGCGATGCTGAAAGGCGGGCAACCGAGACAGGCCCTCTCGGCCGGACTCCACGCGATGCCGGTGGACGCCAACGGGAACCCCTTCAGCGGGGACTGCATCGTCGCTACCGGAAACCTCGCGGCGAACATGTACGCCAACGTCATGGCCGAGTCCACTGGGCGACTGCTGGCGTCCAGACTCTACGAGATGACCGACGACGAGGGGATGAAGGACATGCTGGCGTACCTCATCGCCCGCGACACGATGCACCAGAACCAGTGGCACGCCGCCCTCGAAGAACTGGGCGAGACGGTCCCCGTTCCGGCGAGTTTTCCCCAAGAGAAGGAGAATCAGGACTTCGACTACGAGTTCATGTCCACCTTCCGCGAGGAGCGCGAGAACCCCGGCGAGCGGTGGACCGAAGGCGAGTCCTTCGACGGGAAGGGCGAGTTCTCCTTCGGCAACCAACCCGGCGGCGGGAACCCGCAACTCGAAAAGACCATCGAGGAGATGTACAACGAGGCCACCAGCGAGTCCGACGACTGA
- the argF gene encoding ornithine carbamoyltransferase, whose protein sequence is MSKHATHATTDPTTEPPVEHLLEIDDLSDDDLAEIVSSAEDLKQAHHRGEPHAVLPNQSLAMLFEKPSTRTRVSFETGMTQLGGHAVYLGPDTTHLDHGEPVADTARALSRYVDAVMARVFDHDKLAEMAAHASVPVVNGLSDAAHPCQTLADLFTIYEEFDGFEDVSVAWVGDGNNVGQSFAVGSAMAGLDLTMATPDGYEPDEEVLARAADRGPAPKVTHDPETAVADADVVYTDVWVSMGEEDERETKLGDFEGFQVNSDLLATAPDADVMHCLPAHRGEEITGEVLESDRALVWQQAENRMHTQKALLTHLLGEE, encoded by the coding sequence ATGAGCAAACACGCGACGCACGCCACGACCGACCCGACTACCGAACCGCCAGTCGAACACCTGCTAGAAATCGACGACCTCTCGGACGACGACCTCGCCGAAATCGTCTCGTCCGCCGAGGACCTAAAGCAGGCCCACCACCGGGGCGAACCCCACGCCGTCTTGCCGAACCAGAGCCTCGCCATGCTGTTCGAGAAGCCGAGTACCCGGACCCGCGTCTCCTTCGAGACCGGAATGACTCAACTCGGCGGCCACGCGGTCTACCTCGGCCCGGACACGACCCACTTGGACCACGGCGAACCGGTCGCCGACACCGCCCGCGCCCTCTCTCGGTACGTGGACGCCGTGATGGCCCGCGTCTTCGACCACGACAAACTGGCCGAGATGGCGGCCCACGCCTCGGTCCCGGTCGTCAACGGTCTCTCCGACGCGGCCCATCCCTGTCAGACCCTCGCCGACCTGTTCACCATCTACGAGGAGTTCGACGGCTTCGAGGACGTGTCGGTCGCGTGGGTCGGCGACGGCAACAACGTCGGCCAGTCGTTCGCCGTCGGGTCTGCGATGGCCGGCCTTGACCTCACGATGGCGACGCCGGACGGGTACGAACCCGACGAGGAGGTCCTCGCCCGTGCCGCAGACCGCGGTCCGGCCCCCAAAGTCACTCACGACCCGGAAACCGCCGTCGCAGACGCCGACGTGGTGTACACCGACGTGTGGGTCAGCATGGGCGAGGAGGACGAACGCGAGACCAAACTCGGCGACTTCGAGGGCTTTCAGGTGAACAGCGACCTGCTGGCAACTGCGCCCGACGCCGACGTGATGCACTGCCTGCCCGCCCACCGCGGCGAGGAGATTACCGGCGAGGTGCTGGAAAGCGACCGCGCGCTGGTCTGGCAACAGGCCGAGAACCGGATGCACACCCAGAAGGCGCTGTTGACGCACCTCCTCGGCGAAGAGTAG
- a CDS encoding [LysW]-lysine hydrolase, whose translation MSVSADRSVSSESARELLVGLVETPSPTGDEQECAELLADFFEERGREVWIDEVGNVRAPGDDSVLLTSHIDTVPGDIPVRVENDESNRDNQKENEYVAESNSKESQTLWGRGSVDAKGPLTAMAVSAVETGASFVGVVGEETDSRGARHLIADREAPDAVVNGEPSGWNGVTLGYRGFLAGEYAVETDSAHSSRPEANAIQAAMEWWQSVESALADSTDEKSVFEQVTAKPVAFSGGSADDGLSVEASAKVQFRIPPGETAEEIRETVEAELASGGIDWDEPIPPVMETPRSEVGRAFRRAIRRVGGDPRLLRKTGTSDMNLYAGAWDCPMATYGPGNSELDHAPNEHLDLGEFDRAIAVLETVSEILQE comes from the coding sequence GTGAGCGTCAGCGCCGACCGGAGCGTGAGTAGCGAGTCCGCCCGCGAACTGCTTGTGGGCCTCGTGGAAACCCCTTCGCCGACAGGCGACGAGCAGGAATGCGCCGAACTCCTCGCAGACTTCTTCGAGGAGCGCGGCCGCGAAGTGTGGATAGACGAAGTGGGCAACGTTCGTGCGCCGGGAGACGATTCGGTCCTCCTCACGTCCCACATCGACACCGTGCCGGGCGACATTCCGGTGCGGGTAGAGAACGACGAAAGCAACCGAGACAATCAGAAAGAAAATGAATACGTTGCTGAAAGCAATTCAAAGGAATCCCAGACGCTCTGGGGCCGCGGGAGCGTGGACGCCAAAGGACCGCTCACGGCGATGGCCGTCTCAGCGGTCGAAACCGGCGCGAGTTTCGTCGGCGTCGTCGGCGAGGAGACCGATTCCCGCGGCGCGCGCCACCTGATTGCGGACCGCGAGGCCCCCGACGCCGTGGTCAACGGCGAACCCTCTGGTTGGAACGGCGTGACGCTGGGCTACCGCGGATTTCTGGCCGGTGAGTACGCAGTCGAGACCGATTCGGCCCACTCGTCTCGGCCCGAGGCCAACGCGATTCAGGCGGCGATGGAGTGGTGGCAGTCCGTCGAATCGGCGCTCGCCGATTCGACCGACGAGAAATCCGTCTTCGAGCAGGTCACGGCCAAACCGGTCGCGTTCTCCGGCGGGTCCGCAGACGACGGCCTCTCGGTCGAGGCCAGCGCAAAAGTCCAGTTCCGGATTCCACCCGGCGAGACCGCCGAGGAGATTCGGGAGACCGTCGAGGCAGAATTGGCGTCGGGCGGCATCGACTGGGACGAACCGATTCCCCCCGTGATGGAGACGCCCCGAAGCGAGGTCGGCCGAGCGTTCCGGCGGGCAATCCGACGAGTCGGGGGCGACCCCCGACTCCTCCGCAAAACCGGAACCAGCGACATGAACCTCTACGCCGGAGCGTGGGACTGCCCGATGGCGACCTACGGTCCCGGCAACTCCGAGTTGGACCACGCGCCGAACGAACACCTCGACCTCGGGGAGTTCGACCGCGCAATCGCGGTCCTCGAAACCGTCTCCGAAATCCTGCAAGAATGA